The sequence below is a genomic window from Rhinopithecus roxellana isolate Shanxi Qingling chromosome 7, ASM756505v1, whole genome shotgun sequence.
CAAATGTGAAGCTCCTTCTAATGTCAATGTTCTAGgatataatgttcttttttttttttttttgagacagagccttgctctgtcacccaggctggaatgcagtggtgcgatcttggctcactgcaacctctacttcctgggttcaagcaattcttctgcctcagcctccctagtagctggaattgcaggtgcgtgccaccacacctagctaatttttgtatttttagtggagacgggttttcaccatattggccaggctggtctcgaactcctgacctcgtgatccacttgccttggtctcccaaagtggtgggattataggcgtaagccaccatgcctggccaggatatAATATTCTTAAGATGTTCTTCCAACTAAAATAATAGGCTTTAGGTCATGGTTCATgtgtttatataattaaaaaatataagccTGTAGTTTAAttaaacctaatttttaaaataaatgaataaataatttaaacatcattaaaaaataaactttaattttctatatttctctttctctctgtatttgtatatcttttactGTGGTAAAAGCACCTAACATGAAATATATTCTCTtaacaaacttttaaatatataatattgtacTGTTAACTATAGGCTCAATGTTGAAAAACACATCTGTAGAACCTATTTCTCTCTCACAGCTGAAGCTTTTTGCCTGAAAATGGTCCAGCAGGATATTATAGCAAATTAAGAACATGGGTTGTGaaatcagactgcctgggtttggacCTTGGTTCCGGTGCTTACTAGCTGACTGACTGAGCAAGTTACATAACCTCACCTCAGTTTTTAATTCAGCAAAGCAGGCATAATAATGGTACATACCTTGCAGGGCAGTTGTAAGCATAAAATGAATTGATATGGGCAAAGCACTTAAAATAGAATATAGTATATAGTTAGAGTTTATTAAATGATAGACACTACCacttaaatacataattttcaaCCTTAAGGAATTTATAATTCCACAAAGTGATAACTCCACTTTGGGAGACAATATTAACACGTGGAAAAATTGGTGAAAACATTAAGTACTATGCAGTGTGGTAGAGGCTATAAATACATAAGAcatgaaaaaaagcaaatttatgGTGGGCTTGCAAGTAATTGAAGATTTTATGGTATGTTGCTGTATGGGAGGAAATGGGACTATGACTGGAAATGACAACATAGACAAAAgcctggaagaaataaataaccCACAAGATTCTTTGATGTGGAGTAGGATTTAACTATGGCTATTTTTTGTTCAAATTCTTTCAAATCTGAGAACTTATGTAGTAAATATGACTCAGTAATTTTAAGTAACAGAAGTACCactaaatacttaaaaattatatcttgttacatatttttaaaaactttaacatTCCTGATCTCATTTGAGTTTCACAAATGCCCTATAACGATGCAAGATAAGTATTGTTattaccattttacaaatgaggaagctgaggattAGAGTTTATGTCATTTGCTTAGAGTTACTTAATTAGTAAGCAATGGAGACCAGGTTAGCATCCAGGTCTTCTGGATTCCAATCTAGTGCTCTTCTACCATACTATGCTACTTGCTGAATAGCAGAAGGCCCAGCAAATGAGAAATGAGGATTGAATTTTGTGATAAATATTATGTTTGGTCTTTGTCTCCAGCAAGGGAAAAATAGTATAGGGTAAGAGTATAGGGACGGCCAGGTCAcaggtatattaaaaataagtggGCACAAGCTATTACTATGCCTTAGAGGTCCTTTCTGtttatgttttgtaatttttttccccaagggacTGCAACattagaaatgaaatagaaataatgtaCCCATGGCAGATTCAGATAGAAAATTTTCccaaagctttcttttttctttatagttataATTTATTTCCTCTGAGGTAATGTACCTCTTAAAAGGCAAAGCTAAAGGACACACTACACTTCAGCAAAAGCTTGTCCATGAATATTATATTTCAGCCCTAGATGAGTTGTGACTGTTTTAAGATCAAAGCATCCACTGTAATATAAAAGTCACTATAAACATATCCATGATATTCCTGTCAACATaccaataaaaagtaataaaacaataataaaacttaTAGTGAACTTTCAGCCATACTGCATATCATAGAGCAAAATCTCTTACATAAGGTTGttgaatacatatacataaatgtatgtacttcttaaaataatttgtaacatGAACATTCACAATTTTCTTCATCAATCCCTTGTAGTTTATTTTGATCCCAGCAATTGGCATATAGAAAAGTagattccttttcctttcctcttcttcagataaatttttaattacttcTGTTTATATAAGGGAGTGCTAGTTGTCTGGCTTTTTAAGGAAGAATTTTATGTCATGGATGGAGAGAATTCTCTACAGGAACCTCACTGAGCAGCTAAAACTCCACTATTcaattttgggagcctgaggcaaaggcagaagaaaactggagacaAACTGGCTTTTGACCAGATTTCTCCTGTTTCCATATTGAACATTGTATGGTGCCTTTAGGACCATTTAGCTGAATACTAGTCTGTTCTAGCACTTTTACATTCTCTTTTGGAAGAAATGGCCCTAATTTGCCTAGCCAATCAGTACTACAAAGAAAGCTGACAGTACATTTTATTTAGCTTCTGAGTCATCTCCAGTTCTCATCCGATGGCATGCATGCAAAGGAATGTGTTAGAATGATTGAAAACTCTTTGccaattttatatctatttttatattttataacttttagcttacatacattttatattgactaattttatgtattttatcctTTGTAAAGCttttatttgaaaaggaaaacttTAATATAAGACATATTTTATAGTGTAAACATACAAATAGTCTCCAAATTCTGGTAAGTGgtcaaaattatttataatttagttCATAGTTGTGGACTGTATTTTTAGCActtaaaatatctataaatatctaATCATGTGAATGCAAAAATGAGATAGATTTGTAAGCCCAAATAGTtaagtatttgtaaaatattaatgaaaaattgtatttttttgtaaatgatttggcaaaatatttatttgggaaaCTATTTTCATTGGTTTGGACTGGAAATGGGCTTAAACTACACTTTacatatttcttctcctttttctggcAAAGAGGCCTTCTTTCTGGGTACATAAGTCATGCTGGACAAAGAATGCTTTCTAAATGTAGACAGCCTTTTCCTAAAGTTACCTCCAGAAAAGAAATATAGGAGAGGGTCAAAGCAACAATTTGATGCAGCCAGAGACAAGGTTATGACCACGGACTTCTGCATTCTAAGGACAGAATCACAGGGTTTAGTTTCATTGTGTAAAAAATGAAGGTGAATGGTACGTTGAATATGATATGGCATGAAACTGACTAAAAAGGCAGCGGTCACGACCACGATCATTCCTACAGCCTTTTTACGActtggcagattttttttcattgatttttttagtaAGGTCAAAATGATCATTGTGTAACAGACAATTATAATAACAAAAGGGATGATAAAGCCAACAAACAATGACACATAATGCAAGACCAAAACATGATTTTTAGTTTGATTGTCTTGTGGGGGCTCAAAACACttggtattatttttctcatctttttgtgGTTTGGCCATTAGAAATGGAGAACTGGTCAAAATCACAAAAATCCAAATACCTATACACACAAACCTGGCTTTTTTCTGAGTAACCAAATTAATGTTCTGGACTGGAAAAACAATTGCAATGCACCGGAAAAAGCTCATGGCTGTCATAAAGAAGATGCTACAATAGAGGTTGACATACAAAGCATAGGTGCTGAGGCGGCATAAGAAGTCACCAAAGAACCAAATGCCTTTGTGAACATAATAGACCACACGGAGAGGCAGTGTGCACACACAAAGTAGATCTGCTACTGCTAAATTAATCATGtatacttggaaggctgacttCTCATGATAGGTTTTTATGAGGACATAGAGCACAAAGCCATTGCCAAAGAAGCCTACAACAGAGATCATAGAGTACAAGGTGGAATACACTTGATTGCGGAAGTCATCAATAGTGTCGTGGCATGTGGCAGAAGATACTGTCAGATTTCCGGTTTCATCCATGTTTCTCTAGGAATGTCTGCTTTGTgcctacaataaataaaaaaaattgtcaattttAACTAGACCATAAATTACAGGAAGTACTAATGTTTCATTTCATAGTGTCACTATATATACTTTTTGACCACGGCAGCAAGCAAGAGTAGTGAGGCATTGAGGAGGGATTCAGCTGTACCTTATCCTCTGGAGAACAGTTTGTATCCTACAGACATCCAGAAACTATTTTTGTCCTTTCCCTCCCATGTTTTTCTGATGGACTTCCTCTAAATCTTCAAGACCTAGGTAAAACAGCCCCCCtgtattttaaatcatattaCTCTAGTACAATTTGGTAGGTTATCCTTTCAAATGAACTTGTTTTTCTATTAGAGAAAAGCTTTAAGATAGCAGCTTCACatgtatgaatatatttatatctatatctatctatttattggaaaatctctaaaatattttagagaataaAATCTGGATGAAAATGCTTGGTTCCCTCAAGAAGAGGACTTCCTTGGTAATATCTGTTGAGTGCCGCCCATACTTGTGGAAAATAATCTAATTTGCTGTTAATGAAACTCCCTCCCCTGGGGGAGAGTATTAATCTAGAACATGGTTGACTCTACCTATAACTGCAGAACTCCATGGCAAGAGAAACCTTAGAAGccatatagttattttaaagatgagaaaaatgtttcagagtgataaaatacatttctaaaatctGCACCAGTATTTAAATCTCTGAAGAAAGATGTAGTACAAGTAGTTGGAATATACTTGTCGGCTGAGAAAAATGTTGTAGCCATTCATTCTTGTTCTCTTTCTAAACTTTATAGACTGTACTGTTTAGCAATATATAGTTATTTCTCTTATAGGAAGAATTTCTCTTGTAGTTGATACTTGCTCTAGTCTATTTCAGCTATGTCACTGAGGGCAGTCAAGAAGTTCTGATCAGAGAAGGCTTGAGGTGAGATATTGTAGTGTAGAAGTAGTGATGTCTCTCATGTTTCTCTAGATtatcctcttttattctttacaAAGGTTGAAGGTACTCAATATGTAATATGTCAGATAATCTTTGATTGAAGTCTGATGTTGGCCTTTTACACAACTCCCGCTCCCTTGTAAGAGAGGTGTTGGGGTTTgtaaggtgggaagactgcttgagtatGCAAAAACTGCCAGCCATGAAGGGGACTGATCTTTACTAGGGATACAGAAACAGATAGCTATGGTAGTTGTTGCAGGTAGGATATAACTTCCCAGGTTTACTACTGCTAGCAATTATATTTGCTGTTGAGGATGCAGTGTCCATCCGTCTAGCCATCCCAGCAAGTtgttccatttttcccctttcattaaaaaatgtcatttttattattgttaccaAGAACTTTTGGTATAAGATAAAAATTGGATGGATTATCTGAGCCAAGATGGCCAATTATATGCAGTCAGAAAGAGCTTCTTCCACCAAAAGACCAGACTGTGAAGAAGATTGGCACACTCCAAATTGATCCTTATAAAAAAGGCATTGAAAGTGGACAGATGGAGGATGGAGACCCTGGGCTGAAAGGGGAGGAAGCTGAGAACACTGCACAGGGGTACCAAGTACTAGGACTCATTCCTGGCCCAGAGCAGCTCCTGGGGAAGAGATGAGTGAAACAGGCATGGAGTGCCCTTGGGACATGTGGGCCATGGACATTTGGAATCTTAACTGCAGGAGACCCCATGTTCTCCATGGACATTTGAGCTAGCAGGGAGAACTGCTCAGAGAGTTGGCAGAGACAGAAATCTAGCCTTCACAGAGCCTAGAGTATTTGGCACCAGAATGACTATAGTGGAGCATGGCCATGGTTACACATACCCCAAGGATCACCATACTCCTCTAAGTAGCTTCATCCTTTGTTGACTGCCAGACCTGGACAGAGCAGGGCTATCTTGCTCATAGGATAGCGGTAGTCTGATCTGAGGATACCCTTGTCTGCTGGACTCTCCCAGGGTCCCTGCCTGGCCACACCTGCTTGCAGCACAGCCTCAGCTGCCCAGCCAAATAACTTGCTAGCAGCCACCACCTTAGCTCTTTCACCAGATGACCCTGCATAACAGTCAGAGAGCTTTTGTAGATAGACTGCCACTAGCATGCAATTGCTTGCATCCTCTCCCCACCACTTCACCAGTACATGTGCAAAGACCCCActgccaccctccaccccccTGAAGTGGTTTTGCTGGCAGTCCCTATTGATGTGTTGTTGTCAGTAGACTGGGAACACCTTGGTTCCTCCAGCACAGCAGGTCCTTAATCTTGAAGGATCAGCGAAAAACTGTGGGCCTGGTCCCAGTCCACCAAGGTTAAAACACACAGCTCAGGAGGACTGGGCTGAACCTTGGACCCCTGAAATTATCCAGAAACAAAGTCAATTGACTAAACTTAAGTTATAccacagtcaaaccctcaagggcatcaaagaatataaaagcaaaaagccaTATGCAAAGAACAGCAACTTCAAACCTTAAAGGGACATCAGCCCACACAAATAAGAAAGAACCAGTGGGAGAGCTCTGACAATTCTAAAATCCAGAGTATCAGTATCTTCTTATCTCCAAATGACCACACTGGCTCCCAAGGAATGACTCTTAACCAGATTGAAATAgttgaaatgacagacatagaattaAAAAATCTGTGTGGCGACAAATCTCATTGAAATTCAGGAGCAAGCTGCAACAGAATTCAAAGAAGCTAATGAATccaataaaatgatacaagagCTAAAAGgtaaaatagccattttaagaaagaaacaaactgatcttctagagctgaaaaactctCTTCGAGAATGTCATAATGCAAAtggaagtattaacagcagaacagACCAAagtgaggaaagaatctcagagctcaaagatcAGTTCTCAGaaataactcagtcagacaaaaataaagaaaaaaataaagaaagaacaaaacctcagaaatatgggattatgtaaataGACTGAACCCATGACTCATTGGCATCCCagaaagacagggagagagagcaagcaacaTGGAAAACATCAGGAACACAagtccattcacaatagccacaaaaagagtaaaattcaTGGGAATACAGCTAGCAAGGGAGGtggaagatctctacaatgagaattacaaaacactgctcaaagaaacagatatgacataaacaaatagaaatacattttatgcttCTGGAggggaagaatcaatgttgttaaaatggccatactgcccatttacagatttaatgctattcctatgaaactaccaacatcacttttcacagaattaagaaaatcacttctaaaattcatatggcacCAGAAAAGAACCTGAACATCCAAAGcaaactaagcaaaaagaacaaagctggaggcatcacactaaaCTACAGTACAAAGCTAGAGTAACAAAACAGCATAATGcgggtacaaaaacagacacatagaccaatgacaCAGAATAGggattccagaaataaatccgcacacctacaaccatctgatattcaacaaagtcaacaataaCAAGCCATGGAGAAGGGACTTCCTATTCAGAaaatggtgctgtgataactggctagtgccatatgcagaagattgaatcTGGACCACATCCTTTCaccatctacaaaaataaactcaagatgaatgaaagacttaaacataagacctaaaagtataaaaaccttacaagaaaacttaggaaataccattcttgaCACAGTAcctagcaaagatttcatgaagaaaacatcaaaagcaattgcagcaaaagcaaaaattaacaattgggatctaattatactaaagagcttccacacagcaaaaggagctatcaacagagcaaacagacaatctatagaatgggagaaaatatttgcaaactatacatccaacaaaggtataatatccagaatctataagaaaatttaaatcaaCATTCTAAAAACAACCCTgttaaaaaatgggcaatggacatggacacttctcaaaacaagacatagaTGCAGccgacaaacatatgaaaaaatgctcaatgtaactattcagagaaatgcaagtcaaaaccatagtgagatgGTAATCTCACACCAGTGAAAATGGCTGTTAttcaaaagtaacaaaaataatagatgtcGGTGAGGTTgcgaaaagggaacacttatacattgctggtgggaatgtgagtTAGTTCAGctactatggaaagcagtttggagatttctgaaaagacttaaaacagaactaccattttacccaaacaatcccattattgggtaaaTACCCGCAGGtatataaattgtttttctataaaGATGCATATACtcatgtgttcattgcagcacaattcacaatagtaaaaacatggaatcaactcagATGCTCATCCGTGGtggactgataaagaaaatatggtatgtatacactatttgatactaggcagccataaaaaaagcattaaataatGTCCTTGACTGCAACATTtatgcagttggaggccattatcctaagaaaattaatgcatgaccagaaaatcaaatactgcatgttctcacttgtaaatgggagctaaacattgggtatatatggacataaagatgggaacataTATATTGGAGACTATCATAGGAGGTAGGGTGGAAGGGAGAGGATTgtggactgaaaaactacctattgggcacTATACTCACTACCTCAGTGATGGAACCATTCGTACCCCAATccttagcatcacacaatatacccatgtaacaaacctgcacgtgtagcCCCTGAATCCTCCCCAAACCCCAAAATTGAAGAACAATCATTCTGAGGCCATAGAGAAAAATGTGACTCCTATTTGAAACTCCTGCATTATTTCTCAGTTTGCTTTCTAGTTACCTGGCTCATTCAGGTGCagttgtggaaaaaaaaaactgcctaaaGTTAACCTTTTCCTTAGTTCCATGTCAagtgttttttttctaaactgaGCAGTATTATCTTGTAATACACTAGATAGTGCTGTTGAAAATTTTGGTAATAACCCatttcagctttattgagatataattgacaaatagaaaTTGCATATTctaaggtgtacaatgtgatgatttcaTGTAAGTATACACTGTGAAATCATTTCTCTAACAAAGTTAATCAACACATCCATTACCTCATATaccatttgtatgtgtgtgttgggtgggtgggggcagggggcggTAAGAATGCTTAagatctactttctttttttttcacttctattttaggttcaggggtacatgtgcaggtttgttatataggtaaacttgtgtcatgcgctttttttttttttatctatacaatcatttgttgtacagattatttcatcacttaggtgttaagcctagtacacattgctaattttttcttatcctctcctgcctcacagcctccaccctcaggtaggtcccagtgtctgttgttctcctctttgtgtccatgtgttcttatcatttagttcccacttataagtgagaacatgtggtatttggttttctgtttctgtgttagtttgctaaggataatggcctccagctccatccatgttcctgcaaaggacataatgtCATTCTTTtacatggctgcatagtattccatggtgcatacatactctaatttctttatccagtcttctaTTCagggacatttaggttgattccatgtctttgctattgtgactagtgctgcagtgaacatatgcatacacacatctttatggtagaatgatttatattcctttgggtatatacccagtaatagaattTCTGGGTGGAATgacagttctgtttttagctctttgaggaattgccacactgctgtCTACAATGGCTgacctaatttacactcccaccaacactgtataaGTGTTTTTTTCTCCACGAtctcaccagcacctgttatgttttatttatttatttatttttgagacagggtctcactctgtcacctaggctggagtgcaatggcataatctcggctcactgcaatctccacttcccgggttcaagctattctcccacctcaacctcacgaataactgggattacaggcgtttgccatcacacttggctaatttttgtatttttttggtagagaccagatttcaccatgttggccaggttggtgttgaactcctgacctctggtgatctgcctgccttggtctcccaaagtgctgggattacaggtgtcagccaccatgcctggcctgccttatgttttgaattttaaataatagccattcgaactggtgtgagatggtatttcattgtggttttgaaataAGATCTTCCTTATCAAATTTCaagtaaataatataataatttcaagtaaataatataatattaactaTAGCCACCATACTGTACATTAACTCCTCAGAACTTGTTCATATTATAGATGAGCCACACTTGAAAGGTATTAGATAATTACCAGCAGGCCTTCCCACCACTATCAACTTTCAATCTACCTTGCTACAAACCCTTTCTGGAATAATTCTTTACACACTGTAGCTTTCAATTATGACGTGTCTTCCTTAAAATCTTcagtgacttagaatgccttcagAATAACATCTAGACTTCTTGGCCTGATATTTAAGGCTCTCTATAGTCTGAGTACAATTTACCTTTCCAAGTTTCTCTCTCACTGCTCTCTTTTGTACACTGTGTAGTTAGAAGAAACAACTATTTTAGTATACCAGTGACATGTGCCATAAGCTTACCTACCTGGCTGTCttttttcactgtctttttttcttcttgaatggCCTTTCCTGCTTCCTGAAAtgccctttcctccttctttgcaTATACAAAAACTACTCATCATTCAGCTCAAATTACACTTTCTTTACTAAGTCTTCCTTCAGCCTCTATCTGAAGTAATTTCTATCTTTGATGAACTTCTAGAGAAACTTAAATCAATCTTGCAAATCAATGATTTGTGTAAATACCTTAGCTCCCAGACTATCTGGTTAATATATAAAAAAGCAGCCCACACAGGGCCTAGCACGTATGTACCTTGCCCataagtgctcagtaagtgttGAGTGAATACTAAATTAATGATAGGACAAGTTTAACATTTGAAGGTATTTGTCATTTAAAACCATTTGGAGTTATCTTCTCATTCcaatataaattaaaatctttCCAATGTCAGAGTCCGAAGTTGCTGTGTAAGTAAAGTTGCTTCCCAATATATCAAGGAAAGTACTAAGTCACAAGGCTAACTATAATGTTAAAAAGCACAGATAATGTCAgttgtggtggcatatgcctgtaatcccagctactcaagaggctgaggcaggaggattgcttgagctcaggaattcgagacaagcctggacaaaacagtgagaccttgtatctaaaaaataaaaaaatcccacCCATATCATTGATATAGACTAATCcattacatattataattaaatttgaaattctcACATCTTTGAAAGAtgctaaataaaattgataaataactataaaaatatacaaagaagcaGATGGTCTCTAGTCTCATTAATAATGTCCCAGTCctgaaaattggctagccataagtagaaagctgaaactggatcctttccttaccccttatacgaagattaattcaagatggattagagacttaaatgttagacctaataccataaaaaccctagaagaaaatctaggtagtaccattcaggacataggcatgggcaaggacttcatgtctaaaacaccaaaagcaacggcagcaaaagccaaaattgacaaatgggatctaattaaactaaagagcttttgcacagcaaaagaaactaccatcagagtgaacaggcaacctacagaatgggagaaaatttttgcaacctactcatctgacaaagggctaatatccagaatctacaaagaactcaaacaaatatacgagaaaaaaacaaacaaccccatcaaaaagtggggaaaggatatgaacagacatttctcaaaagaagatattcatacagccaacagacacatgaaaaaatgctcatcatcactggccatcagagaaatgcaaatcaaaaccacaatgagataccatctcacaccagttagaatggcaatcattaagaagtcaggaaacaacaggtgttggagaggatgtggagaaataggaacacttttacactgttggtgggattgtaaactagttcaaccattatggaaaacagtatggcaattcctcaaggatctagaactagatgtaccatatgacccagccatcccactactgggtatatacccaaaggattataaattagtctactacaaagacacatgtacacgtatgtttattgcggcactattcacaatagcaaagacttggaatcaacccaaatgtccatctgtgacagactggattaagaaaatgtggcacatatacaccatggaatactacgcagccataaaaaaggatgagtttgcgtcctttgtagggacatggatgcagctggaaaccatcattcttagcaaactatcacaagaagagaaaaccaaacaccgcatgttctcactcataggtgggaactgaacaatgagatcacttggactcgggaaggggaacatcacacactggggtctatcatggggaggggggaggggggaggagggagggattgcattggggagttatacatgatataaatgatgaattgatgggtgctgacgagttgatgggtgcagcacaccaacatggcataagtttacatatgtaacaaacctgcacgttatgcacatgtaccctagaacttaaagtataataaaaaaaaaaaaagaaaaaaaaaaaaataatgtcccAGTCCTTGCAgaccaaaataaacttttctaaaaatttaaatatttagactCAGTTGTCTATTTATAATGAAGTCAACAATTTGtattaagccataaaaagaagaCTGTAAAACTTTCAAGCAAGTGGTGAATCCTAGAGTGGTAGAGATCATTTAGTACAAGCCACTCTTTTCACAGATTATGGCTTTACTTGTCTGAAACagcatttaatttgttttttagaatTTACTGTGATCCCCCAATAATGTTACCCTCCACTAGATGAATACAGAGAGTTTCTTTGGAAATCTAAGATACTTAAGACCTCATCCCTGCCTTCAAGCAGCTCATTTTCTAGTGGGGGATAGGAATGATAACTTAGAAGTGTGAAGAGGTTACAATACAGCATTGTAAAAGCCGTCTTAGCAGAAAACAAATGGGTTAATAAAAGC
It includes:
- the CYSLTR1 gene encoding cysteinyl leukotriene receptor 1, which produces MDETGNLTVSSATCHDTIDDFRNQVYSTLYSMISVVGFFGNGFVLYVLIKTYHEKSAFQVYMINLAVADLLCVCTLPLRVVYYVHKGIWFFGDFLCRLSTYALYVNLYCSIFFMTAMSFFRCIAIVFPVQNINLVTQKKARFVCIGIWIFVILTSSPFLMAKPQKDEKNNTKCFEPPQDNQTKNHVLVLHYVSLFVGFIIPFVIIIVCYTMIILTLLKKSMKKNLPSRKKAVGMIVVVTAAFLVSFMPYHIQRTIHLHFLHNETKPCDSVLRMQKSVVITLSLAASNCCFDPLLYFFSGGNFRKRLSTFRKHSLSSMTYVPRKKASLPEKGEEICKV